GTGATTATACTCCGGATTACGTTGAGACGCTGACCGCTCTCTGTAAAATAACGGAAGAAAAACAGCAGGTCGACACGGAATTATTGCGTAACTACCCATCAATTCTTTTCGGATTGGAGACGGCTATGCGGCACTATCAACAACGGACATGGCAGTTATGGGATGCACCGTTCAGTCGCGGAGAAGATGGTATCACCATTAACGGGCTTGTCTGGATGGGAGATCATGCCTCCATGATGGCACAGATAGAATCCTTATTGTCAACAGGGTTCCGTTGTATCAAACTCAAAATCGGGGCGATCGGTTTCGAGCGGGAGCTCGATCTGCTGCGTTTCATTCGAAGTCATTACACCTCAAAGGAAACGACTTTGCGCGTGGATGCCAACGGGAACTTTGAATATAACAGGGTATTGGACAAGCTCCATCAATTAGCCGAACTCGATATCCATTCCATCGAACAGCCTATTCCGGCAGGACAATGGCAGAAAATGGCAGGATTATGCGCCTCCACTCCCCTACCCATCGCACTGGATGAAGAATTGATTGGAGTAAATGATCCTTCCCAAAAGAGAATATTGCTGGAAACAATCCGTCCTCAATATATTATACTAAAACCATCCCTGCATGGAGGTATAGCCGGATGCACCGAATGGATCGAACTGGCCGGCGAAATGAACATAGCATGGTGGATCACATCGGCGTTGGAATCGAATATAGGACTCAATAGTATCGCACAGTGGTGCTCTTTATTCAACAATCCGTTACCACAAGGACTAGGTACAGGCACTTTGTACACGAACAATATCCCCATGCCTTTGGAGATCAGGGGGGATCAGTTGTGGTTCGGGAAGGGAACCGGGGAGACTGAGGGACTTGGAGAATTACTAATTACCAATTACTAATTACCAATGAATTCTAAACTTCTTACTTTAGACTTCTCAACTTCAGACTTCTTCTAATTTCTAACTTCCAACTTCTTATTTCTAAAAAAATGTCACAAATAAGCATAGAAGGCATAATTTACACTCCGGCAGATTTTACAGGTGACCAAATAGACGATTTTGCCGATAAATCGACCTTTCGCCGGCAACTATATCTGTTCCTGAAAGAGTGGTTCTCTAATTCTCCCACACTCCGCTTGCATACTTCCGGATCAACAGGGAAACCCAAAAAAATCGTTGTACGGAAAGAACAGATGCTGCAAAGCGCTAAAAGCACCTGCGGTTTCTTCGGTTTGGGAAAAGGAGACAGGGCTCTACTATGCTTGCCTTTAGAGTATATCGCAGGGAAGATGATGGTTGTCCGTGCCCTGTATGCGGGGTTGGACATCTACCCGGTTGAGCCGTGCGGACATCCTCTTGCAGGGACAGTTATTCCGTTCGACTTTGCAGCGATGATACCGCTACAGGCCTACAATTCCCTTCAAACCACAGAAGAAAAACAACGGTTATCCCGGATCAAACATCTGATCATCGGCGGAGGGGCAATAGATCAAACTCTCGAAAGAGAGCTAAAAATGTTTCCAAACGCGATCTACTCTACCTACGGCATGACCGAAACCCTTTCACATATCGCCCTGCGCAGGATCAGCGGGGCCGAAGCCAGCAGCTATTATTCTCCCTTTCCATCCGTCAGGCTGGCATTATCCGAAGACAACAGGTTGATAGTAGATGCTCCTTTGGTGGCAGATGAACCATTCACAACCAATGACATTGCCGAACTTCGCCCGGACAGTAGCTTCCGCATTATAGGAAGAATCGATAACGTGATCAATTCCGGTGGCATCAAAATACAGATAGAGGAGGTTGAGCAGGTTTTACAGCCTCATATCACCGGGAATTTCGCGATTACTTCCATCCCCCACCCTAAATTAGGCGAAGCGATTATTCTTATGATAGAACAATCGGATGATCCGGGTTACGTGGAAAAAGCCATCAGACAACTCCTTCCCCGTCATCAGCAGCCATTGCTTATCCATATTGTTGAAACCATTCCACAAACAGGGAACGGCAAAACAGACCGCTTGGCGATGAAGCAACTCGCAAAAAAGATTAATCTATCGTCACCGACAACAGGATATATCCATTAATTTTGTATTTTTGCCTATGATTTAAATAATAAAAGGATAAAATGAAGATAGCACTTATCGGTTACGGAAAAATGGGGCATGAGATCGAAAAAATCGCCCGTGAAAGAGGTCATGAGATAGTATGCATCATCGATATGGACGAGGAGGAAAAGTTCGATTCTTCCGAATTCAAGGGTGCAGAGGTAGCGATTGAATTCACCTCTCCCGAAAGTGCTTTACGCAATTATCGACAAGCATTTGCCGCCGGAATACCTGTGGTGTCGGGAACAACGGGATGGCTTGCACACCTCGATGAAATCAAAGAAGCATGTGGGAAAAACGGGAAAACATTTTTCTATGCTTCTAACTTCAGCTTGGGTGTTAATATCTTCTTCGCGTTGAACAAATATCTTGCGGGACTGATGAACCACTACCCCGGTTACGATGTACGTATGGAGGAAACCCACCATATCCATAAGTTGGACGCGCCAAGTGGGACAGCTATTACCCTGGCAGAAGGTATCCTTGCCAATATCGACAGGAAAGAAGGATGGGCTTTGGATAACGATGCACTGGACAAAGATACTTTGCGTATCGATGCTTTTAGGGAAGGAGAAGTACCGGGCATCCATTCGGTGATTTATGAATCCGACGCAGATCTTATCCGTATCACACATGATGCAAAAAACCGGAAAGGTTTCGCCCTCGGAGCAGTACTCGCCGCGGAGTTTACCAAAGGGAAGAAAGGTTTCCTTACAATGGAAGACCTGTTGGATTTCACCCGTTAAAACATCAGACGTATCATAATTGCAAATGTGTTCGACACAAAACAGAATCCGGATAATATGATTAATGAAATTGAAATAAAATGAGCAATAAACCTTCTCAAAATCAACAGGCTAAAAATGCCACAACGCCCCATTCCAGTTTAGCCACGAGGTTTTCAAATGCCTCACGCCGGCAATTGGTATGGTTTGCCATATGGGTAATAGCTACCATACTGTTCTCCCTATGGGCCGGTTCACCCTGGATATTGCTTTTTATCTTGCTATTCTTTGATATTTATATCACCAAATTCGTACCCTGGTCGTTCTGGAAACAGTCGAAGAACAGCGCCTTCAGAAAAACCATGGAATGGGTGGATGCTATCCTGTTTGCGTTGATAGCCGTCTATTTCATCAATACCTTCTTTTTTCAGAATTACCAGATCCCCACTTCATCACTTGAGAAATCCCTG
This window of the Proteiniphilum saccharofermentans genome carries:
- a CDS encoding AMP-binding protein → MSQISIEGIIYTPADFTGDQIDDFADKSTFRRQLYLFLKEWFSNSPTLRLHTSGSTGKPKKIVVRKEQMLQSAKSTCGFFGLGKGDRALLCLPLEYIAGKMMVVRALYAGLDIYPVEPCGHPLAGTVIPFDFAAMIPLQAYNSLQTTEEKQRLSRIKHLIIGGGAIDQTLERELKMFPNAIYSTYGMTETLSHIALRRISGAEASSYYSPFPSVRLALSEDNRLIVDAPLVADEPFTTNDIAELRPDSSFRIIGRIDNVINSGGIKIQIEEVEQVLQPHITGNFAITSIPHPKLGEAIILMIEQSDDPGYVEKAIRQLLPRHQQPLLIHIVETIPQTGNGKTDRLAMKQLAKKINLSSPTTGYIH
- the dapB gene encoding 4-hydroxy-tetrahydrodipicolinate reductase — translated: MKIALIGYGKMGHEIEKIARERGHEIVCIIDMDEEEKFDSSEFKGAEVAIEFTSPESALRNYRQAFAAGIPVVSGTTGWLAHLDEIKEACGKNGKTFFYASNFSLGVNIFFALNKYLAGLMNHYPGYDVRMEETHHIHKLDAPSGTAITLAEGILANIDRKEGWALDNDALDKDTLRIDAFREGEVPGIHSVIYESDADLIRITHDAKNRKGFALGAVLAAEFTKGKKGFLTMEDLLDFTR
- a CDS encoding o-succinylbenzoate synthase; the encoded protein is MFRIKIRPYNLLFKRPAGTSRGVYTDHKVWYVVFQDEEDKSHFGIGECAPLHDLSCDYTPDYVETLTALCKITEEKQQVDTELLRNYPSILFGLETAMRHYQQRTWQLWDAPFSRGEDGITINGLVWMGDHASMMAQIESLLSTGFRCIKLKIGAIGFERELDLLRFIRSHYTSKETTLRVDANGNFEYNRVLDKLHQLAELDIHSIEQPIPAGQWQKMAGLCASTPLPIALDEELIGVNDPSQKRILLETIRPQYIILKPSLHGGIAGCTEWIELAGEMNIAWWITSALESNIGLNSIAQWCSLFNNPLPQGLGTGTLYTNNIPMPLEIRGDQLWFGKGTGETEGLGELLITNY